A portion of the Toxoplasma gondii ME49 chromosome VIIb, whole genome shotgun sequence genome contains these proteins:
- a CDS encoding hypothetical protein (encoded by transcript TGME49_263750), with amino-acid sequence MAVAALLSRGNSNATGTAKPEQSHRVMDGRPQHRIALIVPSRIFFEKHKGQRNQRVFVHILEEAQTLKSLFPATEKEQHETVCGQTSEAETRKAELIGRFPALVSQAAGVKEQGTSLEIDDSTGLDQESRHFRSESVPAVPHTLEARSAGETEQIESPEIDTDGRVGFVGDIGEEGGGAKPVGDDVKQMFQKIEAVTELAVGEPTNISIQGKEVCGETSIETSGAFAESGEFGPTPPENQACCQQSWTVCEGATTEAKNPGCVVAGVEPKVSVVSERGTEEGKNTVELEPSENGVPDMNGFGKFVEETADQNSRHVYSSNLPETDHDGNGCETIEDRLTGHLTLRSSDICGDAVIHNKGSHVDISPEARQETKPFLNACTILDDLERWEKNDVAGAPRGESSTVDQAPPESACVATEAETQPNTDGRDESRDATFGSGLHEDRENVDILHLPSAVKTSTGRMDGQQTPSQTEADESDKAVVLKSIWQLNGEEFASCQSLSAATEERQNIHELKQRLDHGMKSMTDVHGMESASEDATLAWSSRMLSAEHPQGGNGPEMPARSRESENRTSTVSVVFPDLLPAGVRPQPTANNKGAERLADVPVRRAPGVVDSRVFATYDIRDARRSNAFHKSERRRLPIHRGDREPLHSPFASPRDGRWVPGDRHRSRRRTLEDLGTMVEMARLARQHATEAAAASEAAAARVELIMSECRLLYETAKADILRTKTEVDCARKSIWSAAEEKKAPVQALPANAELQTVQEPADELCRLLAEMRDDMLFRITEMEHELRATETTAVRTQSEWERATLRSPHFKHSGAAAPVIEELKGKRDTLRGREGPNGLMAKNLPRGEGESDKERTSQDVQLKTTRNAKADRWFLGDADVFAQKSEHEGSREAVSQKGRLATTEEAEAAAVDDVTGSPNTKAGEKSLEHVEKKEACNGGDPDTSDVVSTRDGKWELGLPEVTKCDKDAWPFRAARSEDICGNRNLAATHHESFRDFPDVVGIQTVRGIQEQSRCFLPDRPLEQKPQHIGHRGTGESSTRTPMFCILPRAGQSAEKETKNAGKVVEDREGWTVLPLPFLMCFNAAALLLCTWALLNLEELETARGQFADADGLLQLPFRAGGAGNDAESKASGRAQISEAFNALLNARVQRNELAMQLS; translated from the exons atgGCCGTTGCTGCTCTTTTGTCACGAGGAAACTCGAATGCGACAGGGACAGCGAAACCTGAGCAGTCACACCGCGTCATGGACGGCCGCCCGCAGCATCGGATCGCTCTCATCGTTCCCTCTCGGATTTTCTTTGAAAAACACAAAGGGCAACGAAACCAGAGA GTGTTCGTGCACATCCTGGAAGAAGCTCAGACGCTGAAGTCACTGTTCCCTGCGACTGAAAAGGAACAACATGAAACTGTATGTGGACAAACTTCAGAAGCTGAAACGAGGAAGGCCGAGCTCATAGGTCGATTTCCTGCGCTCGTTTCTCAAGCAGCGGGCGTGAAGGAACAGGGAACATCTCTGGAAATTGACGACTCGACAGGTCTCGACCAAGAAAGCAGACATTTCCGCAGCGAGAGCGTACCTGCTGTCCCGCATACGCTCGAAGCAAGAAGTGCTGGAGAAACCGAACAGATTGAAAGCCCAGAAATCGACACCGACGGGAGAGTCGGTTTCGTTGGCGACATCggggaagagggaggaggcgcgaagcCCGTGGGGGACGACGTGAAACAAATGTTTCAGAAGATAGAAGCGGTAACAGAACTTGCAGTGGGCGAACCGACAAACATTTCGATTCAAGGAAAAGAGGTCTGTGGTGAGACATCTATTGAAACAAGTGGGGCATTTGCAGAGTCAGGGGAATTTGGGCCGACTCCCCCCGAAAACCAAGCGTGCTGCCAGCAGTCATGGACAGTGTGTGAAGGCGCCACCACAGAGGCGAAAAACCCAGGCTGTGTAGTTGCAGGTGTCGAACCTAAAGTGTCTGTGGTGAGCGAACGCGGGaccgaggaaggaaagaacacgGTGGAGTTAGAGCCCTCAGAAAACGGAGTCCCCGACATGAATGGATTCGGAAAATTTGTCGAGGAAACGGCAGACCAAAACTCGCGACATGTGTACAGTTCAAACCTACCAGAAACGGATCACGACGGAAACGGTTGTGAAACTATAGAGGACAGGTTGACAGGGCATTTGACGCTCCGCAGTTCAGACATATGTGGTGACGCCGTTATCCACAACAAAGGCTCTCACGTAGACATCTCCCCGGAAGCCAGACAGGAGACCAAACCTTTCCTCAACGCCTGCACAATACTCGACGACTTAGAAAGgtgggagaaaaacgacgtTGCGGGTGCGCCTCGTGGCGAGAGTTCCACCGTCGATCAAGCGCCACCGGAGAGTGCCTGTGTCGCGACAGAGGCGGAAACGCAGCCAAATACCGACGGCCGGGatgaaagcagagacgcgacgTTCGGTTCAGGTCTTCACGAGGACCGGGAAAACGTGGATATTCTTCATCTACCATCTGCCGTAAAAACTTCGACAGGGCGAATGGACGGTCAACAGACGCCCTCTCAGACAGAGGCGGACGAAAGCGACAAGGCGGTTGTGCTCAAATCGATATGGCAACTGAATGGAGAGGAGTTTGCATCCTGCCAATCTCTGAGTGCTGCaacagaagagcgacagaacaTCCACGAGCTGAAACAGCGTCTAGACCATGGAATGAAGAGCATGACGGATGTCCATGGCATGGAGTCTGCCTCCGAAGACGCGACGTTGGCGTGGTCTTCGCGCATGCTTTCCGCGGAACACCCTCAAGGCGGCAACGGGCCAGAAATGCCCGCCAGATCCCGAGAGTCAGAAAATCGAACCTCCACAGTTTCTGTCGTGTTTCCAGACTTGCTGCCTGCCGGAGTTCGCCCACAACCCACAGCGAACAACAAAGGCGCGGAACGCCTCGCAGATGTTCCTGTTCGTCGTGCTCCCGGAGTAGTTGACAGCCGCGTTTTCGCTACGTATGACATCCGTGACGCCAGGCGTTCGAACGCCTTCCACAAAAGTGAAAGAAGGCGACTGCCCATCCAccgtggagacagagaacctTTACACTCCCcttttgcctctcctcgTGATGGTCGCTGGGTTCCCGGGGATCGGCATCGGAGTCGGCGCCGGACGCTCGAGGATTTGGGAACAATGGTGGAAATGGCGCGTTTGGCTAGGCAGCATGCGACCgaggcagctgctgcgtcAGAGGCAGCGGCGGCTCGTGTCGAGTTGATCATGTCGGAATGCCGTCTGCTGTACGAGACAGCAAAGGCAGACATCCTTCGGACCAAGACCGAGGTGGATTGTGCTCGGAAAAGCATTTGGAGcgcggcagaggagaaaaaagcccCAGTGCAAGCGTTGCCGGCAAACGCCGAGCTGCAGACCGTTCAGGAACCGGCGGACGAATTGTGTCGGCTGCTTGCGGAGATGCGGGACGACATGCTTTTTCGCATTACCGAGATGGAACACGAACTGAGAGCAACGGAGACTACGGCGGTACGAACCCAGAGTGAGTGGGAAAGAGCGACTCTGCGTTCGCCGCATTTCAAACACAGTGGAGCAGCAGCGCCAGTGATTGAAGAACTGAAGGGAAAGCGCGACACTCTCCGTGGGCGGGAAGGGCCGAACGGCCTCATGGCAAAGAACCTCCCGCGAGGCGAGGGCGAATCTGACAAAGAACGCACTAGCCAAGATGTCCAGCTAAAGACAACGCGGAACGCAAAGGCCGACCGATGGTTTCTTGGAGACGCAGATGTGTTCGCACAGAAAAGTGAACATGAAGGCAGTCGAGAAGCAGTCAGCCAAAAAGGCCGCTTGGCAACgacggaagaagcggaggcaGCGGCCGTTGACGATGTGACAGGCAGCCCCAACACCAAGGCAGGCGAGAAGTCTCTCGAACATgttgagaagaaggaggcatGTAATGGTGGTGACCCAGATACGTCAGATGTCGTCTCGACCAGGGACGGAAAATGGGAGTTAGGCTTGCCAGAGGTGACGAAGTGCGACAAGGACGCTTGGCCGTTCCGTGCGGCCCGTTCAGAAGACATTTGCGGCAACAGAAACCTTGCGGCCACACACCACGAGTCGTTCCGCGATTTCCCTGACGTGGTGGGGATCCAGACGGTGCGAGGGATTCAAGAACAGTCGCGGTGCTTCTTGCCAGATCGGCCATTGGAACAGAAACCACAACATATCGGGCACAGAGGAACCGGGGAGAGTTCTACGCGTACACCGATGTTTTGCATTCTTCCTCGAGCTGGGCAGAgtgcggagaaggaaacgaaaaatgCAGGGAAAGTAGTCGAGGACCGCGAGGGCTGGACCGTGCTCCCTCTTCCGTTCCTAATGTGCTTCAATGCTgcggcgcttctcctctgtacGTGGGCACTGCTGAATTTGGAGGAACTGGAAACTGCTCGAGGCCAGTTTGCCGACGCAGACGGATTGTTGCAGCTTCCATTTCGCGCAGGTGGCGCCGGGAACGATGCGGAGTCTAAGGCAAGCGGTCGCGCCCAGATTTCAGAGGCTTTCAACGCGTTACTAAACGCCCGAGTCCAGAGAAACGAGTTGGCGATGCAGCTGAGCTAA
- a CDS encoding ABC transporter transmembrane region domain-containing protein (encoded by transcript TGME49_263740~Predicted trans-membrane domain (TMHMM2.0):265-288:402-425:471-494:497-520:583-603) — protein MRLSPVPLRRRGPRVDAPTCVRCMYPWPGRRVMSRVSFENPNRAQKASFASPEALAMWSVPRRHTADGFCLARDRRRTLSTLLSCQFEASPALGQRDRFSPVSPGFLSAPSGVLPSFCLPRTFPLTQLCQSPLALQSLGFSFSSSPLATGPEAVRLLAPSPSIVRLSRFPLSTLCHSTAFLLSPSSKAAPSVRSSFSPPASPVHASAPPSSSPHPAASLHPSSSPSPSSSSPSPSSSSASSSSNSDSSEGSLRVLWRLMEHEQLRLFLVLLAILLSSAAQMLFPLYLGRVVDRFSKQSPVSAPSPSSMLAASSCGDLSPAPSPSSSSSSSSGASSPHPPAQREAAAHPNVGEDAEERGQCGTETRAGGDAEEAKKTTPSSVAPRPASPQQALLLGSISAVDNGALICGALLFLGAATSFLRLLLLETTIERIAARLRLKYFSHLLGEPTTRFSLESSGVLLNRLSTEVTQTSRILIDLSFGIRCAISAFVGVVAASSLAPTSFLLSLLLPTAAVGFLLRATAKCSRRLQRAQTHALSSTLADAAQILQNRKSVRTLNAEALELSKFNAGLEGVYKVARRSAVAVGARHGLVFALGGGFLLHVIQRAGSFISAGALSLGDVTALAMYCVMAGSSLQGCVTAYGDVHRTLGTAGNVLSALAQSASDEKRPGGVATKAAFKRRLSPLFASSTSSSPASSPSSSSGSLSPSSGWGLGRTPGCGRARGMDVTFKNVHFAYPDRLAQPVLRGVDLHVPSGAFLGILGPSGSGKSTLAALLLRLYEPEEGEIRFNNTPIGSLDSQFVRSLISPVTQENLLLAKSVRENVEYSVHADDLLNATQTSPAELARRVDAACRLAAVSEFVSQLPEQLETLLDEDALSLSGGQRQRICLARALCRLAPSSPASASSRELPSASLCGEETRGPSLLLLDEATSALDVPTERQVLGHVTQALEGRTAIFITHRLSVLDFVDHVAVMSEGRVVQSGEKAAVLAAPCSELRHILDCNASCN, from the exons ATGCGCTTGTCGCCAGTGCCGCTTCGGCGGCGCGGCCCACGCGTAGACGCGCCAACCTGCGTGAGGTGTATGTACCCCTGGCCAGGAAGGCGCGTCATGTCTCGTGTCAGTTTTGAGAACCCAAACAGAGCGCAGAAAGCCAGTTTCGCTTCACCTGAGGCGCTTGCCATGTGGTCTGTGCCAAGAAGACATACGGCAGAcggtttctgtctcgcgagagacaggcggagGACGTTGTCAACGCTCCTCTCTTGTCAGTTTGAGGCTTCCCCTGCGCTTGGTCAGCGAGACCGCTTTTCGCCTGTTTCTCCTGGTTTCCTCTCAGCTCCATCAGGTGTTCTTCCGTCCTTCTGTTTACCTCGAACTTTCCCACTGACGCAGTTGTGTCAGTCTCCGCTGGCTCTTCAGAGTCTCGGcttcagtttctcttcttcgccactGGCGACGGGGCCTGAGGCTGTTCGCCTGCTTGCACCATCTCCTTCGatcgtccgtctctctcgtttcccgCTCTCCACTTTGTGTCATTCGActgcctttctcttgtctccttcctctaaggCTGCCCCGTCTGTacgttcttccttttctcctcccgcGTCTCCAGTCCATGCCAGCgcgcctccctcttcttctcctcatcccgctgcttctcttcatcCGTCTTCATCCccctctccgtcctcttcgtccccatctccgtcctcctcttctgcgtcttcttcctccaacTCGGATTCGTCTGAAGGCTCTCTGCGTGTTTTGTGGAGGCTGATGGAGCACGAgcagcttcgtctcttcttggTTCTGCTTGCGATTCTGTTGAGCAGTGCAGCGCAGATGCTGTTCCCCCTCTACCTCGGACGCGTAGTCGATCGCTTCTCGAAAcagtctcctgtctccgctccgtctccttcgtcgatgctcgctgcttcgtcttgTGGCGACTTGTCTCCTGCTCCGTccccctcctcctcttcctcctcttcttcgggtgcctcctctcctcaTCCGCCTGCCCAGAGAGAGGCCGCTGCGCATCCGAATGTGGgcgaagatgcagaggaaagaggacaaTGCGGTACAGAAACGCGAGCAGGAGGGGAcgcggaagaggcgaagaaaacaacgccttcttctgtggctcccAGACCGGCTTCGCCTCAACAGGCTCTCCTCCTCGGATCGATCTCTGCTGTCGACAACGGCGCGCTGATCTGCGGAGCGCTGCTCTTTCTTGGCGCTGCGACgtccttccttcgcctccttctcctggAGACGACT ATCGAGAGAATTGCCGCGCGTCTACGCTTAAAGTATTTTTCGCATCTTCTGGGGGAACCGACGAcccgcttttctctcgaaagTTCAGGCGTCCTTCTCAATCGTCTTTCAA cggaagTTACGCAGACCAGCCGCATCCTCATCGACCTCTCCTTCGGCATTCGCTGCGCCATCTCTGCTTTTGTCG GAGTCGTCGCAGCCTCCTCGTTGGCACCgacttcgtttcttctctcgcttctgctgccGACGGCGGCTGTGGGGTTCCTCTTGCGAGCGACTGCGAAATGTTCGCGCCGCCTCCAGAGGgcgcagacgcatgcactgtcTTCGACACTCGCCGACGCCGCGCAGATCTTGCAAAATCGAAAGTCGGTTCGAACTCTGAATGCGGAGGCCCTGGAACTTTCAAAGTTCAACGCAGGC TTAGAGGGAGTCTACAAAGTAGCACGACGCAGCGCCGTCGCTGTCGGTGCGCGGCATGGACTCGTTTTCGCTCTCGGGGGAGGCTTTCTTTTGCATGTCATTCAACGAGCAGGCAGCTTCATTTCCGCCG GGGCGCTGTCTCTTGGAGACGTCACAGCTCTCGCCATGTACTGCGTCATGGCAGGCTCGTCTCTGCAAGGCTGCGTGACGGCCTACGGGGATGTTCACCGAACGCTGGGCACCGCAGGAAACGTTCTGAGTGCTCTCGCTCAGTCCGCGTCTGACGAGAAGCGACCTGGAGGCGTCGCTACAAAAGCGGCTTTCAAAcgacgcctttctcctctcttcgcgtcttccacttcttcctcgcctgcgtcctctccttcttcttcgtctggttctctctctccttcttctgggtGGGGTCTAGGTCGTACACCTGGTTgtgggagagcgagaggaatgGACGTTACTTTTAAAAATGTCCATTTCGCTTATCCGGATCGGCTGGCGCAGCCTGTGCTTCGTGGCGTGGACTTGCATGTGCCATCTGGAGCTTTTCTTGGTATTTTAG gtCCCAGCGGCAGTGGAAAGTCTACTCTCGctgcccttcttctgcggctcTACGAGCCAGAAGAGGGTGAAATTCGATTCAACAACACACCGATTGGGAGCCTCGATTCTCAATTTGTGCGAAGCCTT ATCTCTCCCGTCACTCAAGAGAACCTCTTGCTGGCGAAGAGCGTGAGAGAGAATGTGGAGTactcggtgcatgcagacgactTGTTGAACGCCACACAAA CGTCGCCGGCGGAACTTGCCCGGCGAGTCGACGCAGCGTGCCGCCTCGCAGCGGTCTCCGAATTCGTCTCCCAGCTTCCCGAGCAACTTGAAACGCTtctcgacgaagacgcgcttTCGCTCTCAG GCGGACAACGACAGCGCATCTGTCTCGCTCgagctctctgtcgcctagctccttcttctcctgcttctgcttcttctcgcgaacTTCCCTCGGCTTCCCTTTGcggcgaagagacgcgaggaccttctctgcttcttctcgacgaAGCGACATCTGCGCTGGATGTACCAACAGAGCGGCAAGTGCTCGGCCATGTAACGCAG GCGCTCGAAGGGAGAACGGCGATTTTCATCACTCATCGACTGAGCGTTTTGGACTTCGTTGACCATGTGGCG GTGATGAGTGAAGGCCGCGTCGTccaaagtggagagaaggcggctgTCCTTGCGGCGCCTTGCAGCGAACTCCGCCACAT cCTCGACTGCAATGCCTCCTGCAACTGA
- a CDS encoding FAD-dependent glycerol-3-phosphate dehydrogenase (encoded by transcript TGME49_263730~Signal peptide predicted by SignalP 2.0 HMM (probability 0.821) with cleavage site probability 0.527 at residue 22~Predicted trans-membrane domain (TMHMM2.0):6-29) — MRRFGRVFACSAGLVGLGGAAAYGGLYYNHKKSMVPKETRYYSSLAGEAEGRLAHLPPSREAMIERMKKERFDLLVIGGGATGSGVALDAATRGLSCCLVERGDFADGTSSRSTKLIHGGVRYLEKAFEELDFRQLYLVWEALEERSHMLSAAPYMNHPLAILMPVYKYWQVPYFWAGVKVYGLLSKLVCCFETGVPPSSFFPAATSAFSFPLLPAAGLKGSLLYFDGQMNDSRMNLQLALTASLDGYVEGMKGACVGNHLNVVDILKDGNGKAAGARVQDRETGEEFDIHSKTVVNCAGPFSDAVRTMADPTQPKLVEPAAGIHIVLPHWYTSASPYGLLLPKTTDGRVLFMLPWQGATIAGTTDAPCELSDAPQATEEEVAWVTRELASYLKMDEKRLRDDVRSVWKGIRPLISHIPQPNEEAVTAAATKDAQVSTANVVRSHYIVVDEKTGLVSVLGGKWTTYRRMAEETLDALLAAHRDKVATTRSCRTKSLLIQGAVDPSGALPPKECIPASGMLEVELEKENPFLSFSQARHLVESYGFLARSVCQIAKERPDLSQPLISDEAFPFLKAEVLYGVRYEMARSVSDVLARRMRLAFVDVAKAEACIDEVARIMGEELKWSSAKLEKKKEEAAAFLKTFRCLPASSEVA, encoded by the exons ATGAGGCGCTTCGGACGCGTCTTCGCTTGCTCCGCGGGACTGGTCGGCCTAGGCGGAGCAGCTGCCTACGGCGGTTTGTACTACAACCACAAGAAGAGCATGGtgccgaaggagacgcgctACTACTCTTCTCTAGCCGGCGAGGCGGAAGGGAGACTCGCCCACCTGCCGcccagcagagaagcgatgATCGAGAGaatgaaaaaagaaagattCGACCTCCTCGTCATCGGCGGAGGCGCCACAG GAAGCGGAGTCGCGTTGGACGCCGCCACTCGAGGCTTGAGCTGTTGTCTAGTGGAGCGCGGGGACTTCGCGGATGGCACTTCGAGCCGCTCGACGAAACTCATTCATGGCGGCGTTCGTTACCTCGAGAAGGCGTTCGAGGAACTTGACTTCCGACA GCTGTATCTCGTCTGGGAAGCGCTCGAGGAGCGCTCACACATGCTCTCTGCGGCTCCGTACATGAACCATCCACTCGCGATTCTCATGCCGGTTTACAAATACTGGCAAGTGCCTTACTTCTGGGCGGGCGTCAAGGTGTACGGTCTCCTCTCCAAGctcgtctgctgcttcgaAACAG GAGTCCCCCCAagctctttcttccccgcgGCGACGAGTGCGTTCTCCTTTCCGCTGCTTCCCGCGGCAGGCCTGAAGGGGTCGCTGCTCTACTTCGACGGCCAGATGAATGACAGCCGCATGAATCTTCAGCTCGCGCTCACGGCGTCTCTCGACGGCTACGTCGAAGGCATGAAGGGCGCCTGCGTCGGAAACCATCTGAACGTGGTGGACATCTTGAAAGACGGAAACGGGAAGGCG GCCGGCGCACGCGTacaggacagagagacaggggaggaGTTCGACATCCACAGCAAGACAGTCGTGAACTGTGCAG GGCCTTTCTCTGACGCCGTCCGCACCATGGCCGATCCCACCCAGCCGAAGCTCGTAGAGCCTGCAGCAG GCATCCATATTGTTCTTCCGCACTGGTAtacgtctgcgtctccgtacggtctgcttctcccgaaGACGACCGACGGGAGAGTTCTGTTTATGCTTCCCTGGCAAGGCGCGACGATAGCGGGGACAACGGATGCTCCTTGCGAGCTTTCGGACGCTCCTCAAGCaaccgaggaagaagtcgctTGGGTCACGCGCGAGCTCGCAAGCTACTTGAAAATGGACGAAAAACGCCTTCG ggACGACGTTCGCTCTGTATGGAAGGGGATTCGACCGCTGATCTCTCACATTCCCCAGCCGAACGAAGAGGCGGTGACAGCCGCTGCGACCAAg GATGCGCAAGTCAGTACTGCGAACGTCGTCCGCTCGCACTACATCGTCGTCGATGAGAAGACAGGTCTTGTGTCGGTGCTCGGCGGGAAGTGGACTACCTACAGACGCATGGCGGAG GAGACACTTGACGCCCTGCTGGCTGCTCATCGCGACAAAGTCGCGACGACGCGTTCCTGCCGGACGAAGTCGCTGCTGATTCAAGGCGCCGTGGATCCCTCAGGCGCGTTGCCTCCGAAG GAGTGTATCCCTGCCTCCGGAATGCTCGAGGTggagctggagaaggagaatccgttcttgtccttctcgcAAGCTCGGCACTTGGTCGAGAGCTACGGCTTCCTTGCTCGTTCAGTCTGCCAGATTGCCAAGGAGCGTCCAGACCTCTCTCAGCCGCTGATCAGCGACGAAGCGTTCCCGTTTCTGAAGGCCGAGGTCCTTTACGGCGTGAG gtACGAAATGGCGAGAAGCGTCTCAGACGTCCTGGCCCGCCGCATGCGTCTGGCTTTCGTGGACGTAGCCAAGGCGGAGGCATGCATCGACGAG GTTGCTCGGATCATGGGAGAGGAGCTGAAGTGGAGCTCAGcaaagctggagaagaagaaggaggaggcagcTGCGTTTCTGAAAACTTTCCGGTGCTTGCCCGCCTCCTCGGAGGTTGCGTAG
- a CDS encoding HMG (high mobility group) box domain-containing protein (encoded by transcript TGME49_263720) encodes MKRTFQLSETHLSLQLVFVSKRKCTAEHLHVGFEISSSVVGLSSVKKMAKDAAAGEEKKRRNGRKKKDPNAPRRALSAFMFFAKEKRTEIVAANPELKSQMTKVGKMVGEAWGKLTPEERKPFEEKAAQDKARYLSEKQEFEQKQ; translated from the exons ATGAAGAG AACCTTTCAATTGTCTGAAACACATTTGTCTCTTCAActcgttttcgtttccaAACGCAAATGCACAGCAG AACATCTCCACGTTGGCTTTGAGATTTCGTCGAGCGTTGTCGGACTTTCCAGTGTGAAGAAGATGGCGAAAGACGCAGCGgctggcgaggagaagaagaggcgaaacggcagaaagaagaaggatcCGAACGCGCCGCGCCGCGCGTTGTCGGCCTTCATGTTTTTCgcgaaggaaaagcgaacagAGATCGTCGCGGCGAATCCGGAATTGAAGTCGCAGATGACGAAGGTCGGGAAGATGGTCGGCGAGGCCTGGGGGAAGCTGACACCGGAGGAGCGGAAACCGttcgaggagaaggcggcgcaaGACAAAGCCAGATACTTGAGTGAGAAACAAGAATTCGAGCAGAAGCAGTAG